Proteins encoded in a region of the Anopheles aquasalis chromosome 2, idAnoAquaMG_Q_19, whole genome shotgun sequence genome:
- the LOC126572480 gene encoding zinc carboxypeptidase A 1-like gives MAFQRELASTVGCWYPGRLDMKWNSAGNGAFAGALLLLVVACGVTLGDGAELARYDNYRLYQVTPRSAEQFRTIAAMEETSDSLIFTETARKVGEPFSVIVAPHKLADFTETLESDLIPYRMVESNVQHSFDEERSRIMSKRTRGVFDWTDYQPLEEIHRWLDRLAADHEEVQLLNAGYSHQNRTLKGVRLSYGEGRPAIFLEGGIHAREWISPATVTYILNELINSEDPQVRAIAERYDWYVFPNANPDGYEYTFRVNRLWRKTRKPYGLACFGADPNRNWDFHWAEQGTSSNPCSDTFAGPKAFSEIETKSLAAFVKTLRGKLRAYIAFHSYSQLLLFPYGHTGEHSPNHQDLNEIADATVQSLAQRYGTRYTYGNVYDAIYPASGSSVDWSYGVEDVKIAYTYELRPGSNAFNGFVLPPKQIIPTGEETLDSLITLLEESAERGYLAV, from the coding sequence ATGGCATTCCAACGGGAACTGGCCAGTACAGTCGGTTGCTGGTACCCCGGACGGTTAGACATGAAGTGGAACAGTGCTGGAAACGGTGCCTtcgctggtgcgctgctgctgctggtggtggcatgcgGTGTAACCTTGGGTGATGGAGCGGAACTGGCACGGTACGATAACTACCGCCTGTATCAGGTGACACCCCGGAGCGCGGAACAGTTCCGGACGATCGCGGCCATGGAGGAAACGAGCGACAGTCTGATATTCACCGAGACGGCCCGGAAAGTCGGAGAACCGTTCAGCGTGATCGTGGCCCCCCACAAGTTGGCCGATTTTACGGAAACCCTCGAATCGGACCTCATCCCGTACCGGATGGTGGAAAGCAACGTGCAGCATTCGTTCGATGAGGAACGCTCGCGGATCATGAGCAAACGGACACGCGGTGTATTCGATTGGACCGATTATCAACCGCTGGAAGAGATTCACCGGTGGTTGGATCGATTGGCCGCTGACCACGAGGAGGTGCAGCTACTGAACGCCGGATACTCCCACCAGAACCGAACGCTGAAGGGTGTGCGGCTGTCCTACGGTGAGGGCCGTCCAGCGATCTTCCTCGAGGGTGGCATTCACGCCCGGGAATGGATCTCACCGGCCACCGTAACGTACATCCTGAACGAACTCATCAACAGCGAGGATCCCCAAGTGCGTGCCATCGCCGAGCGGTACGATTGGTACGTGTTCCCGAACGCCAATCCCGATGGGTACGAATACACGTTCCGCGTTAACCGGCTGTGGCGCAAAACACGCAAACCTTACGGGCTCGCTTGTTTCGGTGCCGATCCGAACCGCAACTGGGACTTCCACTGGGCGGAACAGGGTACCAGCAGTAACCCCTGCTCGGACACTTTCGCCGGACCGAAAGCATTCTCCGAGATTGAAACGAAATCGTTGGCTGCGTTCGTGAAGACACTCCGTGGTAAGCTCCGGGCGTACATTGCGTTCCATTCGTACTCGCAGTTGCTCCTGTTCCCGTACGGACACACCGGGGAGCATTCGCCGAACCATCAGGATTTGAATGAGATCGCTGATGCGACGGTACAATCGTTGGCACAGCGGTACGGTACGAGGTACACGTACGGGAATGTGTACGATGCCATCTATCCGGCCAGTGGTTCCAGTGTCGATTGGAGTTACGGGGTGGAGGATGTGAAGATCGCTTACACGTACGAGCTACGACCGGGATCGAACGCGTTCAATGGGTTCGTGCTGCCGCCGAAGCAAATCATTCCGACCGGTGAGGAAACTTTGGATTCACTCATCACGCTGCTGGAGGAATCGGCCgaacggggttacctggcggTCTAG
- the LOC126572483 gene encoding ficolin-2-like, with protein sequence MLQSFVSKMNLRVGLIVCCAVIYAGASDRDSVNKNGVDHSTFDTLGYGLELVLTKFDFIANKLQKIEERLQTTENKLDSMEKEIHQQRSTQEQIVALLHERRHEQESKSSQKGKFSTIKKLGNNASLNVSELQNQIRQKVLAALHKLDPDVNNGHNISQQIMKVDYSSVVTPTQASVPQPPATPPTKTTTITTTPKPQQRVDGSSCKNVHSKESGTYLIRVRNDSEPFEVNCEQETFGGGWIVFQFRYDGSLDFYRGWNEFRDGFGDLNKEFWLGLEKVHQITSDRKHELAIEMKDFNGTYKCARYDASEIGSESDQYHVKAIGKYNGTALSEMYNYKGRKFSTKDRDNDKSSRHCAREHEGAWWHRACTNVNLNGRYMNAEDEKSIHWYYFDFNVQGLRYSRMMIRELE encoded by the coding sequence ATGTTACAAAGTTTCGTTTCAAAAATGAATCTGCGCGTTGGATTGATCGTGTGTTGCGCTGTTATCTATGCTGGTGCAAGTGATCGAGATAGTGTAAATAAAAACGGTGTGGATCATTCAACATTTGACACGCTGGGATACGGTCTCGAATTGGTCCTGACCAAGTTCGATTTCATAGCAAACAAGTTACAGAAGATAGAGGAAAGGTTGCAGACGACGGAAAACAAGCTGGATAGTATGGAGAAAGAGATCCACCAGCAACGATCCACTCAGGAGCAGATAGTTGCTCTGTTGCACGAACGACGCCACGAGCAAGAGTCAAAAAgcagccaaaaaggaaagtttTCCACGATTAAGAAATTGGGAAATAATGCCTCGCTAAATGTAAGTGAACTTCAAAATCAAATTCGGCAGAAGGTTCTTGCAGCATTGCATAAACTCGATCCAGATGTCAACAACGGACATAACATCAGTCAGCAGATAATGAAAGTGGATTACAGTAGTGTTGTAACACCAACGCAAGCTAGTGTTCCACAGCCCCcggcaacaccaccaacgaaaACTACTACTATAACTACTACACCGAAGCCTCAGCAAAGAGTGGATGGTTCCTCGTGCAAAAATGTTCATTCGAAAGAGTCTGGAACGTATCTGATCCGCGTGAGGAATGATAGTGAACCGTTTGAAGTGAATTGTGAACAGGAAACGTTTGGAGGAGGATGGATTGTATTTCAGTTCCGTTACGACGGATCACTGGACTTTTACCGAGGGTGGAATGAGTTCCGCGACGGTTTTGGTGATTTAAACAAAGAGTTTTGGTTGGGTCTGGAGAAAGTCCACCAGATAACAAGCGACCGTAAGCATGAATTGGCCATTGAAATGAAAGACTTTAACGGAACATACAAATGTGCACGGTATGATGCTTCCGAAATAGGCAGTGAGAGTGACCAATACCACGTGAAGGCTATCGGAAAGTATAATGGAACTGCACTCAGTGAAATGTACAATTATAAGGGTCGGAAGTTCTCAACCAAAGATCGGGATAATGATAAGAGCAGCAGACATTGTGCACGCGAGCACGAAGGCGCATGGTGGCACAGGGCTTGTACTAACGTGAATTTGAACGGGCGATACATGAATGCTGAGGACGAAAAATCAATCCATTGGTATTATTTCGATTTCAATGTGCAAGGATTGAGGTATTCGCGAATGATGATCCGGGAGCTGGAATAG
- the LOC126572493 gene encoding dynein axonemal assembly factor 1 homolog — translation MVREQLDNEFGPKKMTKKSIQASCRKNKLYLTPHLNDVLYLHYSGYNAIECLEEYVGLKCLWLECNAISSISGLEHQPQLRCLYLHNNLIKRIENLEHCKQLDTLNLSHNHITKIENCGIDVLPILNTLNLSHNYLKSVDSVAELRKCDFVSVLDISHNRIEDIAVVKILGDMKGLRVLTLTGNPVVNEIPAYRKTLILECKSLTYLDTRPVFEKDRACAEAWKRGGHEEERKEHLRWKREEQRKMRRSINATLRLRHRGDGEPELLKTSSDEDPGADSEDGQSREEDQFNESTECESNEVAWKQMEQLFSQQLEGPTMQMNPIKAEPVSVPGHASECFKKESKPTVLVEEISQAEYVNLTTKKEHPGAEHADGDATMKTQDKTFAELSEKDESAANDDEIIKEMISSNESTIDPSDDIMQPVQIVEIVQDTDEKLTENATNDPAVPTDNNIASADGAKAIETVIPEDQQPLPKPLVKEKAEKIASAEADDTLNVTIHSKEISITMQPSCSEINAPPPQPSTSIALETNAPRKDSIVSVGNVTGSDSNSDPTLVTDFDRSVRNSLTYTSGSDTSDSEDMYDKIVPKKHRKLATTLRSEAMLCNSSTSSSSSECEHGHDEGPSRKPLADDDRQGTITEFIDEYKRFFHSVDVRDPRCVLKNRHKLVRPQTAKSQRTEPIVYEGVLKTIEQRSNETKIDQARQEHDTERGSLAKEAVLDRLLKGHTEVDMDLEQQPISIGGKEHNFRDYRLEVFRKDQEKLQTLIDRVTAQKEKYNAHIDSIQDQLANIMDDYGQISEKLKRVDDMIQTIGEEITIEEQQPPSVECQARSIVEQIVENLTTTLEQRAEDQALNVASNELNDSSSGQDAERDEFADYHDARGCTSQQHQRHRSLPVEFNRDPVYRKFIDIQFEIDKLTEDELFFALSDAARELQDEEEEEEAKVLHDAVDEYWNRYDDVDAFRQCLNLNSHPIIQRFRRFIEQCREDVAESDADTVDSTGTDHGHHVRKLEQAYQRYERRLSNHLFDEYLIMSRKVSIATTATTGGESSATELELIEIEPSAGCEKVGLMAGLRASAWEACKDPSEWPEELEDEDEELKQALAAVLPRDKQEEPIEELEDEESKPEEQHHDHHEDQDSQTSSTH, via the exons ATGGTGCGAGAACAGTTGGATAACGAATTCGGTCCTAAAAA GATGACCAAGAAGAGTATTCAGGCGTCGTGCCGTAAGAACAAACTCTACCTTACACCCCATTTGAACGATGTTCTCTATCTGCACTACTCCG GATACAACGCCATCGAATGCCTGGAAGAGTACGTTGGACTCAAGTGCCTGTGGCTGGAGTGCAACGCCATTTCCAGCATATCCGGCCTGGAGCATCAGCCCCAATTGCGTTGTCTCTATTTACACAACAACCTCATCAAG CGCATCGAAAACCTGGAGCACTGCAAGCAACTCGACACGCTCAACTTATCCCACAATCACATCACAAAGATTGAAAACTGCGGCATCG ATGTGCTGCCCATTTTGAACACCCTCAACCTTTCGCACAACTATCTGAAGTCGGTCGACAGTGTGGCGGAGCTGCGCAAATGCGATTTCGTGTCCGTGCTGGACATTTCGCACAACCGCATCGAAGACATCGCTGTCGTGAAG ATTTTGGGCGATATGAAAGGTTTGCGTGTGCTGACACTAACAGGAAATCCGGTCGTGAATGAAATTCCAGCGTATCGGAAAACACTTATCCTGGAATGC aaaTCTCTCACTTACCTCGACACGCGTCCCGTATTTGAGAAAGATCGTGCGTGTGCTGAAGCATG GAAACGAGGAGGCCACGAAGAAGAACGGAAGGAACATTTACGTTGGAAGCGTGAGGAACAGCGAAAAATGCGGCGCAGCATTAACG CAACACTTCGGCTACGACACCGAGGTGATGGTGAACCGGAATTG TTGAAGACCAGCAGCGATGAGGATCCTGGTGCCGATTCCGAGGATGGCCAGTCACGAGAAGAGGATCAATTCAACGAAAGTACCGAATGTGAATCGAACGAGGTGGCTTGGAAGCAAATGGAGCAGCTTTTCAGTCAACAGTTAGAAGGACCAACGATGCAGATGAATCCCATAAAAGCAGAGCCGGTCTCAGTGCCAGGGCATGCATCcgaatgttttaaaaaggaaagcaaaccaaCGGTGCTAGTTGAAGAGATTAGCCAAGCGGAGTATGTAAATTTGACCACAAAGAAGGAGCATCCAGGAGCAGAACatgccgatggtgatgctacTATGAAAACGCAAGACAAAACTTTCGCAGAACTCTCGGAAAAGGATGAAAGTgctgcaaatgatgatgaaattatAAAGGAAATGATCTCATCGAACGAATCGACGATTGATCCTTCTGACGATATCATGCAGCCTGTCCAAATTGTAGAAATTGTCCAGGATACGGATGAAAAACTCACCGAAAATGCAACCAATGATCCAGCAGTTCCCACGGACAACAACATAGCGTCCGCTGATGGTGCAAAAGCAATAGAAACCGTCATTCCGGAAGATCAGCAGCCCTTACCGAAACCACTGGTCAaggaaaaagcggaaaaaatcGCCTCAGCAGAAGCGGACGATACCCTAAATGTCACGATCCACTCGAAGGAAATTTCCATCACGATGCAACCTTCCTGCAGCGAAATAaacgctccaccaccacaaccatccACATCGATCGCGCTGGAGACAAACGCACCGCGCAAAGATTCCATCGTATCCGTCGGTAACGTCACTGGCTCAGATTCCAACTCCGACCCAACGCTCGTTACCGATTTTGACCGTTCGGTGCGCAACAGTCTTACCTACACTTCGGGCTCGGACACGTCCGACAGCGAGGACATGTACGACAAAATAGTCCCCAAGAAGCACCGCAAACTGGCCACGACGTTACGAAGCGAAGCAATGCTCtgtaacagcagcaccagtagcagcagctcggagTGTGAGCACGGCCACGACGAAGGACCAAGCAGGAAACCGCTGGCCGACGATGATCGCCAAGGAACAATCACGGAGTTCATCGATGAGTACAAGCGCTTTTTCCACTCCGTAGATGTGCGTGATCCACGGTGCGTCCTGAAGAACCGCCACAAGCTCGTGCGTCCACAGACGGCCAAATCGCAacgcaccgaaccgatcgtCTACGAGGGTGTGCTGAAGACGATCGAGCAGCGttcgaatgaaacgaaaatcgaCCAGGCTCGCCAGGAACATGACACTGAGCGCGGCAGTCTGGCCAAGGAAGCGGTACTCGACCGTCTATTGAAAGGCCACACCGAGGTGGACATGGATCTGGAGCAGCAACCGATATCGATCGGTGGCAAGGAGCACAACTTCCGCGATTATCGGCTCGAAGTGTTCCGCAAGGACCAGGAGAAACTCCAAACGCTGATCGATCGCGTGACGGCACAGAAGGAAAAGTACAACGCGCACATCGACAGCATTCAGGATCAGCTGGCAAACATAATGGACGATTATGGGCAGATCAGCGAGAAGCTGAAGCGGGTGGACGATATGATACAAACGATCGGTGAGGAGATCACCATCGAGGAACAGCAACCGCCATCCGTGGAATGTCAGGCCCGTTCGATTGTGGAGCAAATTGTTGAGAATCTTACTACTACACTGGAACAACGTGCAGAAGATCAAGCACTTAATGTAGCGTCGAATGAATTGAACGATTCCTCATCGGGCCAAGATGCGGAACGGGATGAGTTTGCCGATTACCACGATGCTCGCGGTTGCACCAGTcagcaacaccaacgccaTCGGTCACTTCCGGTCGAGTTCAACCGTGATCCGGTGTACCGCAAGTTCATCGACATTCAGTTCGAGATCGACAAGCTAACGGAGGACGAACTGTTCTTTGCCCTTTCGGATGCCGCTCGGGAGCtgcaggacgaggaggaggaggaggaagctaAGGTGCTCCATGATGCCGTCGATGAGTACTGGAACCGGTACGACGATGTGGACGCCTTCCGTCAGTGTCTCAATCTCAACTCACACCCGATCATCCAACGCTTCCGACGCTTCATCGAACAGTGTCGCGAAGATGTGGCCGAATCCGATGCGGACACAGTCGACTCGACTGGCACCGATCATGGGCACCACGTTCGAAAGCTGGAACAAGCGTACCAACGGTACGAGCGGCGTCTTTCGAATCATCTCTTCGATGAGTATCTTATCATGAGCCGTAAGGTGAGCATCGCGACGACGGCAACCACCGGCGGTGAATCGAGTGCCACCGAACTGGAACTGATTGAAATCGAACCATCAGCCGGGTGTGAAAAAGTGGGATTGATGGCTGGGTTACGAGCTAGTGCCTGGGAGGCGTGCAAGGATCCTTCGGAGTGGCCAGAGGAGctagaagatgaagatgaagagctGAAGCAAGCGTTGGCCGCTGTGTTGCCACGTGACAAGCAGGAGGAACCCATCGAAGAGCTGGAAGACGAAGAGTCTAAGCCTGAGGAGCAGcatcacgaccaccacgaggaTCAAGATTCCCAGACATCAAGCACACATTAA